The genome window GCTACTCCGCTTCGACGTTCGGCGAGGGCGACGGGCAAGCCGTCACCGCGACGGAGATCCGGGCCCGCAACCGGCGGTCGATGACGACCAAGGGCCGCAAGGGCATGTACTGGGACCCGGGGATCGCCAGCATCAGCTCGGCCTACCTAGCGGTGCTGGCCGGGCCCCGGTTTCGGGTGGCGGGGCTGGTCGCGGAGCCGCCGAAGGTGGAGTTCCAGGACTCCATCATGGAGGGGCCCCGGGAACTCGCTGAGACCGCCGAGCTGCTCGCGCGGGCCATGGCCGCCTCCCGGGAGACCCTCGTACAGATGGTCCACCCCGACTGGGACGACACCCAGGTGAAGGCGGAAGTGGCCCGGCTGAAGGACGAATCGGCGATGGCCGACCCGGTCCTGACCGGCGCCGAAGGACCCGGAGGCGGGTTCCCGGCCGCCAGCGCCGAGGACGAGGGCGCCACCGGGGAGGAGTAGCCGATGCCGGTCTCCCCCGCGATGGCGGAGAACCTCGCCCACGAGGTTGCTCACCTCTACGAGGACGCCGAGGCCGCACTCCTCGAACGCATCGCCAAGGCCCTGGAGGCAGACCTCGACTCACCCCGCTGGGCCGAACTGAAGCTCGCCGCGATCGGCAACCTCCGCACGGCCGTGGAAACGGTCACCGACGCGCTCCAGACCGACACCGACGGAGCCGTACGCCGCGCGCTGATCGAGGCTTACAACCGCGGTCGTCAGGCGGCCGTCGCCGAGCTGGGCGCGCTGGACATCGGCCGCGAGCTGGTGGCCCGCGACGCCCTGCCGAACGCGCCGGCTGTGGACCGGCTGGCCGCGAGCATGGCGCAGGACACCCGGCCGGTGTACGCCCGGATCACGCGCGCGATCGTGGACGGGTACCGGCGGGTGGTCGCGCGGGCGTCCGGGAACGTGCTGCTCGGCACGATGACCCGCCGTGACGCCGCTCAGCGGGCCCTCGATCAGTTCGCCGCCCGCGGTGTCACGGCCTTCACGGACAGCTCTAGCCGGAACTGGGAGATGGCGTCCTACGCCGAGATGGCGGTCCGCTCCGTCACCGCTCGCGCCGCGGTCGACGGGCACGTGGACGCGCTCGGAGAGATCGGCGTGGGACTGGTCATCGTCTCGGACGCCCCACTGGAGTGCCCGCTCTGTCGGCAGTGGGAGGGCGAGATCCTCACGCTGTCCGGGCAGTCCGGACCGCACACGATCCGCGCGGAGCACACGATCCAGCCGTCCGGACTGTTCGCCCCGACCCGCACGGTGGCGGTCCATGTGGCCGGGTCGCTCGTGGAGGCGCGGGCCGCTGGGCTGTTCCACCCGAACTGCCGGCACAGCCTCGCTGCGTACCTGCCCGGCGTGACCGCCCGGCCGCCGCACCATGCGACGCCGGGCACGACGTACGAGGACACGCAGCGGCAACGGGAGATCGAGCGGCACATCCGGAAGTGGAAGCGGACTCAGGCCGCCGCGATGGACGAGGCCGCTCGCCGCCGCGCGGGCGCGTACATCCGGAAGTGGCAGGCCGCCCAGCGCGAGCACGTCGCCGCGCACCCTGACCTTCGCCGCAAGCCTCAGCGCGAGCAGATCGGTGCTGCGCGCTGACCCACGAGTTTCCCGGCACCCGCCGCACGGCGACCGCCGGACAATCCCGCACGGGAGATCACCATGCAGGTCCCTTTCAGGCGGTCGCACTTCAGGCATCCTCTGGCAACGCACGCAGCGCTGGGAGTGCTTGGCCGCCACCACGACGGCTCGCCGCTCTACGCCATCGCGGATGGCAACGGCGTGGCCGAAGGCGGCTCCGGATCCGGGTCCAGCGGACAGGCCGGATCTGAGGCTCAGAGCCAGTCCGGACAGAGCGGAGACGGCACGGCCGGTGAAGGCTCTGGCCAGGAAGGACAGCAGTCCGGACAGCGATCCGGGCAGTCCGGATCGGGCTCCGGAGACGGCGACAGCACCGACTGGAAGGCGCTCGCCCGCCAGTGGGAGAAGCGCGCCAAGGACAACAAGGGCGCGGCTGACGAGTTGGCCACGCTCAAGGCGTCCCAGATGAGCGACCAAGAGAAGGCGGTCGCTGAGGCAGAGACGCGGGGCCGTACGGCCGCCGCCCTCGAACACGGCAAGGAACTGGCCGCGTCGCGCTTCGAAGCCGCCGCCGCCAAAGCAGGCGTGAACCTCGGCGACGCCACCGACCTGATCGACACCGCACGGTTCGTCGACAAGGACGGCAAGGTCGACAACGACGCCATCACGGCCGCCGTGAAGAAGCTCGCCAAGCTCGCCCCCAAGGGCGCCGGCCGTTCCGGCGGCGACATGGGCGGCGGCAGCGGCTCCGGCGACCAGGGCGCATCCCTCGACAAGCAGATCGAGGAGGCCACACGCAAGCGGAACTTCCCCGAAGTCGTACGACTCAAGCGGCTCAAGGCCGCACAAACCTGAACTGAGGAGGCACCATGGCCGGCATCACCGGGATGGGCACCACCTTCAACCTTCCCAACTACGCGGGCGAACTCTTCGCGATCACGCCGGAGGAGACCCCGTTCCTGTCGGCCATCGGCGGCCTCACCGGCGGTGGCATGACCACGTCGCAGGAGTTCGAGTGGCAGACCTCCGACCTGCGCGACCCGGCGCAGCGCACGAAGGTGGAGGGCGCGACCGCGCCGACTGCCGAGGAGCGGGTGCGGGCGAACGTCCGCAACGTCGTGCAGATCCACCAGGAGAAGGTCTCCGTTTCCTACACCAAGCAGGCTGCGGTGGGCGCGCTGGCGACGCCCGGCGCGGCGCCGTTCCGGGGGGTGAACGGGGAGAACCCGGTCGCCAACGAGATGGACTGGCAGGTCGCGCAGGCGCTGAAGTCGGTGGCCCTGGACGTGAACTACTCGTTCCTCAACGGCGAGTTCGCGAACCCGACGACGAACGCCACCGCCCGGAAGACCCGGGGCATCCTGGAGGCCATCACCACGAACCGCATCTCGCGGGGCACCACGGTGACCGGAGCCTCCTCGGCGACGGACACGATCACGTCGACGGGTCACGGCCTGTCGGACGGCAACAAGATCGTGTTCCGGGACACCGGTGACGCCACCGGCATCATCGCCGGGCGCGTGTACTACGTGGACGCGGTCGACGCGAACACCTTCAAGGTGTCGGCGTCCAGCGGCGGCGCGGCCATCACCCTGGGCACATCCTCGGGGATCTCCTACACCGTCCCCTGGTCGACGGCCCTGACCACCCTCCACGTCGACGACATGCTCCAGCTCGCCTACGACAACGGCGGGATCAGCGAGCAGGAGACCGCGACCCTCGTGACGAACTCGATCCAGAAGCGGGCGATCACGAAGGCCTACGCGGACGCGTACGGCAAGGCGGTCCTCATCACCGAGGCCAGCCGCACCGTCGGCGGCGTCAGCGTTCAGACCATCGAGACCGACTTCGGGCGGCTCAACATCATGATGGACCGGCACATGCCGCAGGACTCGATCCTGGTGGCCTCGCTGGAGCAGCTGATGCCGGTCATGCTCAACATCCCCGGCAAGGGCGTCATGTTCGAGGAGGACCTGGCGAAGACCGGCGCCTCGGACGAGAAGCAGCTGTACGGCGAGATCGGCCTGAAGTACGGCAACGAGCGCGCCCACGCGGTCCAGACCGGTCTGGTGATCTGACGTGGCGGTCTACGAGCGGGGCTCCGGCCCCCACATCGCTGAGCGGGTGGCGCCGGTGCTGGGCAGTCCGGAGGCTGAGCGGTACGCCACTCTCGCGGCCGATCCGGGGTCGGGCTGGCGGTGCGTCAAGGCCGACCCGGAGGAGGGTGGGAAGCAGCCCCCGCCTGAGCGACCGACGAAGGCGGCGGTCAAGGACGAGTGGGTGGCCTACGCGCGCTCGCGGGCGAAGGACTCGGACGAGGAGGCCGCGATCGACGGCCTCACCAAGGACGAGCTGATCGAGAAGTACGGCGGAGAGGGTGACGGGGCATGACGCTGAGCACGAGCCTGAGCCTGAGCCTGAGGAGCACGCTCTCCTCAGCTCTGGACCTCGTCACCCCGCAGGCGCCTCTGGACTACTCGGCGTCGGTCGCCCTGGCGTCGGGTGTGGGCGCGAACCAGGCGGACAAGATCTTCGCCGACACGAGGACGCTCGCCGCGTCCGCGACGGAGGATCTGGACTTGGCCGGCGTTCTGTCGGACCCGCTCGGGGCAGCGCTGACGTTCGCCCGGGTCAAGGCGGTGCTGATCCGGGCGGCGGCCGGGAATACGAACAACGTGCAGGTCACCAGGCCCGCGTCGAACGGCGTCCCGCTGTTCCTCGCGGCCGGGGACGGCCTCGCGGTTCGGCCCGGCGGTCTGTTCCTGTGGGTGGCGCCGGACGCGACCGGCGTCGCGGTCACCGCGGGCACCGGGGACCTGCTGACGCTCACCAACTCGGCCGGGTCCACGTCGGTGACGTACGACGTCGTCATCATCGGCGCGAGCGCGTAAGGGGGTGCCCGGTGGCCAGGATCTACGCGACGTCGGCGGAGTACACGGCGTACACCGGGCAGACCCCGCCCTCGGACATCGACCAGCAGCTGGCGGACGCCTCGCGGATGCTGGAGGCGCAGGTGTTCCGGCTGTGCTGGTACGAGGTCGACGAAGACGGCTACCCGTCCAACGCAACGGTGCGGTCGGCGTTCTCGGACGCCGTCTGTGCTCAGGCGCAGTGGTGGGACGAGCTGGGGGACTCGACGGGGGCGGCCGGGGTCGGCTGGGGCACCGTCAAGCTGGGCTCGGCGCAGATGTCCCGGTCGGTCACGGCCACCTCGGGTGGCGCCTCGGCGGCCCGGGAGATTGCCCCGAAGGCGATGGATGCGCTGCTCTCCATGGACCTGACCCCAGACATCTTCCGCATGGGGATGGTGACCTCGTGAAGCTGCCTGGGATGTGGCTCCAGCATCAGGTGACCGTCGAGCCGTACGGCGGCCCGTCGGGCTCCAGGGGCCCGAAGTTCGAGGCCCCGGTGGCGGTGCGGTGCTTCCTGGAGGAGAAGAACCGCATGGTCCGCGCGAAGGACGGCAACGAAGTGGTCTCCTCGGCCACGTTCTACTGCCGCCTGGACGCGGTCGACGCCGTCCCGGAGTCGCGGGTGACGCTGCCGGACGGCCGGGTCACCACCGTGCTCGTGCAGGCCCGCCACGAGGGCGGGAAGCTCCCGCTCCCGGACCATCTGGAGGTGAGTCTCCAGTGAGCGTCTACACCCGCTTCACCCCCGGCAACGCCCAGCGGCTGTGGACCACCCGTGGGCGCAGGCTTGCCGAGGAGGGTCTCCGCCGGGGCCTGGAGCACGTCCTCGGCGAGTCGCAGAAGATCGTGCCGCTGGAGGAGGGCACCCTGCGCCGCTCCGGGAAGGTGACCGTGAACGGCATGGAGGGCGCGGTCTCCTACGACACTCCGTACGCGAAGCGGCAGCACGAAGAGCTGACCTGGCGCCACCTCCCCGGCCGGTCCGCCAAGTACCTGGAGATCCCGTTCAACCGGGAGCGGGACGTCGTCCTCCGCATGATGCAGGTCGACCTCCGGAGGTGGTTCCGTGGCTGACTTCCTCGACGGCATCGCCCGCCACCTTGACGCCCTGAGCCTGCTCACCTACGACCCCGAAGGCGCCGGCGGGGACACCTTCCTCGACGACATGCCCTCGGGGCCCGACACGGCGGTGGCGATCACCAGCTACCAGGCTGGCGCGGAGCCGGACTCGCTGCTGCCGTACGACGAGCCCCGCATCCAGGTCCGCACCCGCGACACGGACCCCACGGCCGCTCGTACGCGGTGCGCGGCGATCTACGGCGAGCTGCACGGCCTCGGGCCGGTCACGCTGCCGGACGGGACCCTGCTGATCCTGTGCGTGGCGCTCC of Streptomyces phaeolivaceus contains these proteins:
- a CDS encoding phage minor capsid protein — its product is MPVSPAMAENLAHEVAHLYEDAEAALLERIAKALEADLDSPRWAELKLAAIGNLRTAVETVTDALQTDTDGAVRRALIEAYNRGRQAAVAELGALDIGRELVARDALPNAPAVDRLAASMAQDTRPVYARITRAIVDGYRRVVARASGNVLLGTMTRRDAAQRALDQFAARGVTAFTDSSSRNWEMASYAEMAVRSVTARAAVDGHVDALGEIGVGLVIVSDAPLECPLCRQWEGEILTLSGQSGPHTIRAEHTIQPSGLFAPTRTVAVHVAGSLVEARAAGLFHPNCRHSLAAYLPGVTARPPHHATPGTTYEDTQRQREIERHIRKWKRTQAAAMDEAARRRAGAYIRKWQAAQREHVAAHPDLRRKPQREQIGAAR
- a CDS encoding SU10 major capsid protein; its protein translation is MAGITGMGTTFNLPNYAGELFAITPEETPFLSAIGGLTGGGMTTSQEFEWQTSDLRDPAQRTKVEGATAPTAEERVRANVRNVVQIHQEKVSVSYTKQAAVGALATPGAAPFRGVNGENPVANEMDWQVAQALKSVALDVNYSFLNGEFANPTTNATARKTRGILEAITTNRISRGTTVTGASSATDTITSTGHGLSDGNKIVFRDTGDATGIIAGRVYYVDAVDANTFKVSASSGGAAITLGTSSGISYTVPWSTALTTLHVDDMLQLAYDNGGISEQETATLVTNSIQKRAITKAYADAYGKAVLITEASRTVGGVSVQTIETDFGRLNIMMDRHMPQDSILVASLEQLMPVMLNIPGKGVMFEEDLAKTGASDEKQLYGEIGLKYGNERAHAVQTGLVI
- a CDS encoding minor capsid protein produces the protein MSVYTRFTPGNAQRLWTTRGRRLAEEGLRRGLEHVLGESQKIVPLEEGTLRRSGKVTVNGMEGAVSYDTPYAKRQHEELTWRHLPGRSAKYLEIPFNRERDVVLRMMQVDLRRWFRG
- a CDS encoding minor capsid protein; this translates as MADFLDGIARHLDALSLLTYDPEGAGGDTFLDDMPSGPDTAVAITSYQAGAEPDSLLPYDEPRIQVRTRDTDPTAARTRCAAIYGELHGLGPVTLPDGTLLILCVALQGGPTAIGKDQNGRMEYVANFRAEHLNVTAHRG